GTTTGGAGGTCTGGCCAGTTTTGCTTCGTGGTTCTGGCTCTTCCTGCTGCTGCGGTTCATCAGTGGCATCGGGTGAGCACATGGCTTTTATAGTTTTACATTCCTATATTTACATGTGGTCATTTCACTGACACCCACACACTGAATGAAACCCTGTTGCAACTAACAGGACATAGTTTTTATTGCTACAGTGTGGAAATGGTCCATCATGAAGGACTACACCAGAACACATTGTCTCTCTCTACACTTTGTGAACCTGACTGCATTTCCTGTCGAACGGTCAAAGACATTTCAAGACTAAACACTTCCTGGCTCTCCTCTGCAGCGTCGGTGGCTCCATCCCGGTCATTTTCTCCTACTTCTCAGAGTTTATGCCTCGACTGAGGAGAGGTGCCATGATCAGCGCTCTGGCTACCTTCTGGATGGCAGGAAACATTCTGGCTGCAGGTGGGAGCAAGCAAATAATATCACTGTTGCGGgacaaaaatatgattttaacgTCTTTCTTTACAGAGTGCATGTTGTTTTAAACATTATATAAGACATTTTGACTCCTCACAGTAGAAAAATCACAGGTGGACacattaacttaaaaaaaatatacagaatatatCCCCCCTGCGCCCGCAAGTCGTGTCTTTTTCCGGTGTAAGCTGATCCGTTCCAACCCTACAGTGTTTGGAATAGCATCCCCATCTTCCAAGCATGACATCCCGATTTTCCTAACTGGAATTCTGAATGGATGGCTGGTTTTATTCCTTGGgaatcaagagaaagaaagacctgACTGGCTCTACAGGCAGGCAAAAAAGGCACTGCGACTGGTCACTACAACAGTCTTTGCTACAACagtcttccatccatccattctctatacaccgctttatcctcactagggtcgcagggggtgctggagcccatcccagctgactcgggcgaaggcaggggacaccctggacaggtcgccagtctgtcgcagggctacaacAGTCTTGTTGTTGCAAAATTTCCAGAGCTGGTTGACCACCAGCTGTTATTAATCATCTTATCCTGAAAACCTGAAACATTTTGAtgcatcacaaacacaaagatttAACATTAGACTTAGACATTAACTTCCTTAGCAGCcacagtcatccatccatccattatctatacaccgcttaaccCTAACTAGAGTTGTGGGGTCTGGAGTCTGTCCCTGCTGActtcgggtgaaggcaggagacactctggacaggtcaccagtctgtcacaggactacatgtAGAGACGAGGATGcaaaccggagatcttcttgctgcaaggcgaaagtgctaaccactacgacactgtgcaacCCACCAGCCACaatcaaataaagcaaaaagtttGTAATTTTGAAATAGAAACAGAGCTCCCTTTGTTTAGTaatgactgtctgtgtgtgtttctgtctgcaggtCTGGCCTGGCTGGTGATTCCCAGTACTTGGGCACATTTCTTTCTAAATGGACTGGACTTCCAGAGCTGGAgggtgtttgtgttgctttgctCTGTTCCCAGTATCACCTCAGCTCTCCTCTTCAAGATCCTCATGCCTGAAAGCCCAAAGTTCCTCATGGAGGTACAAAAAGCCCCAAAgtagtgtttgttttgattggATGCTTTTCTGTCGGAATTGtctttgaggtttttttgtGCCCTGATTTTGCCAGGCTGGCCGGGAGAGAGAGGCGATCCAGGTCTTCAGAGTGATGTTTAAGCTGAACAtgaagggaaaagaaaagaCGTTCCCAGTATGAAATTAATACTCATCCTATACACGTatatgtgtaatttattgaCATTGTTTGGTGcacaaatgtaatttatttaatattaatggTGAAAATGATAAAAGGACACGACAGCAGATATGTAACAAATCAAATAACATATCAGGAACCAGGAAACACTAAGCAACCATAGAAACACTAAAGACAAAGgtcaaaatgaagcaaaaatctGTGTATATATTGTTTGTATCTTCCTCTTTTATAAACATTTCCCTTTATCATTCTGCTGACTAATAATGGACTGTAAGTGTAATGACTGTTATCTTGAACTCTTTCGAAGGACTTTGGCCTGAAAACAAGCTCCAAGCAAAGAGGCAAACTGGAGGAGACCAGAATTAGTGGTTCATGTGGAGAACGTCTTGcaagtattttaaaaaaggtaatattaaaaaaaaaattctgctgtATGCAGCTTCTTGATCCATGAACACTACTTCTCTATAGGTTTAGTTTTACAttagaatttcatgttttccagtaCCTTATTTTGTTACAATAATAGTCAAAAAAGTAAAGTAATTCACATTACTATCATAAAAAACAGGAAAGCAGCAAATATTCATATTTGAGAGGAACCATCAAGTGTGgcattttgcttgaaaaatggtGAGAACCGGTTCTTAATTAATTTTCTGCAGTAATCATCTACGTATGCTGTGGGTTTTTAAATTCAACCCATTATTTGTTGTATTCATCTTGTAGGCACACAacttaaataacaaaatatgcactcagagagcacatgGCATTGTCACAAATGCAGCATATAtctttttagaaatgcagcatttgtttattagttattgatgatcagaaatcacagcaacataaaatgtggccatttaatacagacaTACTCACAAAACATATTGACCTTGCGTGAGAACAggcgtgttatgcatgtgtacgttatgtacacataccgaatcgtgtgacctaaatatgtagcaggcgacGGGAGTCgataggactcagaaacacccccacaatttaatcaattgctccttgtatcatttccaacggataagttctgataagtccgcagcggtggatttgtagatggatcacaatcatgtgatcgtcagcaggcagctgacgtagtgttcacttgttgtcacagttacagtgatgctgtgttgctgtcttgcagtgatacagaaatcttttacaaatccatggatccagactataagctgcatcactgccaaaatctgatcacttgatccttgttatttctgaccttctctgaaaattacatccaaatctgtttgtctgtttatgagtaatgttgtgcatagacagattcacagacagacaaacgtagagtggtcgtcacataactccaccgcattccttggcggactAATAATTACACATAAATATCAAAAATCTGACATGGGGACCCTCCATAAGTCATTAAAAGTCGATCATTGTGCATCAGTTGTTAGTCCCAAACCAGTCGACACACACTAAGGTTGGAATTTCACCAGCTTTATGAGGTAGAAATTATTATTTGTTCCTTGTTGTAATAACAATATATTCTTCACTGTTTGGAATTAATAATTTCCTTTTTGTATGCCAGCAGAACCCTtaatatttttgactttttggtTTAATTCACAGGGCTTGAGGCCCATTAAGCAGATGTTCCGCAGCCCTCTCAAATCCAGGAGCATCGCTCTGCTCGTCATTTTCTACTGCATCTCTTTTGGGTGAGAAATCCCATCTGAACATCTGCAGAACTTGCACACTTAGAGCGGATTTATTTATCCTGAAACTGAAATTCTCCTGTGTTTTCATTGTGCAGCAAGTAGAGACTGTCTCCGAATGCAAGCTAAGACTGCTAGCGTGATAAATCCACAACAGACAGCGAGAGATAACAGTTGGAAACCATTTATCTTCAGCAACCAGAAACATGTAACCTACCAGCAACAGTTAATGACTCCAGTTTCTGTACTGACAGTGCTGAGTCACTGCTCTTTAGAAGACGCTTTGTGTTGTGTAGATGTTCCTTGTCACAAAGATGTAATAACCTGGGTATATGTTTTCATTTGAATACTTTATTCTAACTCCAAAAATccctgtatgtttgtgtgtagtTACTACGGGTTGTGGATGTGGTTCCCTGAGCTGTTTGCGAGAGTTGAGGATGGCGGCTCTCCTTGTGCCAACGTATCCCGTCCTTCTCCTAACCACAACCAAACCTGCTACCCTGTCAAGACAGCAGGTGTGTTTCTGAGGTCGCAAAAGATTAATGCAGATTTTATTGCTTCTTTTCTTCCAGTAAGCAAACACAGAGCTGAACATGAATCGCACATTTCTAACTGGTCCGTGAAAGGAAATCAGGAGCCTGACAATGAGGCGTTTGATGAGTGAACATTTAAGGGACCAGCAGTGCGATTGTTCTGCACCAAACATATCTGCTGTTACTGTGGCCAAACAGCTCTGTCTCCAATTCATCTGTTCAGTGCTCATTATTCTATAAACCTTGCCTTTCCTGTCAGTTCACTGCCAAACTGTAGTTTTGCTCTAATGTTCTTTTTGGAGAGCAGAAGCTTTTTCTTGGCACAGATCAAATTTGTGAAATCTGTTTCTGATTGTACAAGCTGCACTTTAACACCAACAGCTGTAAGGCTTAGATGCAGATCCTGTGGTGAAACTTTATGTTCTTGGCATCTTCAGCTCTCCTACTAAATTTGCTGTGGCGATCAGGCCTGGATAAATTTGCAGTTGCTTTAattttgtttgaaaaagtcGTTCATTTCCTCTTACTTTTCACATGACTATTTCAGTTtaaactggatattttctctcaACTTTCTTATAGTATGAACCAAATTTCATACAGTAGGTCTTTCCAGAAGAATTACAGTCTTGGAAAAGAAACTGCATGCTGGGATTGACTCCAGGCCGCTGTGACTCAGTAACAGTCTTCTTACTGTCCTCAGTCACTCTGCTGTATCTGTTCCTCTCTGACAGTGTATATGGAGGGCTTCGTCATCGCTGCGTCAAACCTACCAGGCAACATCTTCACTATTCTCATGATGGACAGGACTGGAGGGAAAATGCTACTTTGTGAGTCTGTTGTTCATAGAATCATATATTTTATTGCTTCGATAACATcaacagccacacacacaccaatcaGCCACTACAGCATGACCACTGAGgggtgaagtgaaaaacatcgatcatcttgttttaatgcaacgttctgctgggaaatcttGACTCTTGACATTCATGTGTGTAGCACCCCTATGCAGCATGGAGTATTTGGAAAAACATTGAGTGCGGCGAAACATTCAAATCTGACGGACGCTAGCCGCCGGGCTGATCACCCCAAGAATGGTGGCTGCTTGGGTTCataaagctaaatgaaactactaaataaataatagatatcaaaataaaatgagacccAGAGAAGTTTTCTTTTTGGCCAAATTAGCTAAAAAGAGGCCGGATTtaatacaacacaaacacaacaacagtcaagaaaacaaaagaaataccATAAACTTTCCCAAAAAGTAATTATTGTCTGTTCAGATATGTGACCCCGGATGCTGCCAATGA
This window of the Acanthochromis polyacanthus isolate Apoly-LR-REF ecotype Palm Island chromosome 8, KAUST_Apoly_ChrSc, whole genome shotgun sequence genome carries:
- the sv2 gene encoding synaptic vesicle glycoprotein 2B isoform X2, coding for MARGAFRAFTGEVIFQRRPSHGADGITPKKLTYEEAVEETGFGLFHWLLLVVCGWANASDAVEILCVSFLLPTARCDLKLSSSDMGLLTASIFLGMMVGGYMWGYLADQRGRRRVLVVSLTVNGLFGGLASFASWFWLFLLLRFISGIGVGGSIPVIFSYFSEFMPRLRRGAMISALATFWMAGNILAAGLAWLVIPSTWAHFFLNGLDFQSWRVFVLLCSVPSITSALLFKILMPESPKFLMEAGREREAIQVFRVMFKLNMKGKEKTFPDFGLKTSSKQRGKLEETRISGSCGERLASILKKGLRPIKQMFRSPLKSRSIALLVIFYCISFGYYGLWMWFPELFARVEDGGSPCANVSRPSPNHNQTCYPVKTAVYMEGFVIAASNLPGNIFTILMMDRTGGKMLLSCSLLVSSLSVFFIYVVQTKAQSLVLSCIFSGVSVIAWNALDVVGTELFPTQLRSSALGFFTGVGRVAAITGNVVFGKLVDTNCAVPVLLVSALLLTGGLVALLLPQTKQTELT
- the sv2 gene encoding synaptic vesicle glycoprotein 2B isoform X1; this translates as MSRQTRDTEARQPLLTGALLDTSELDSDEGEVIFQRRPSHGADGITPKKLTYEEAVEETGFGLFHWLLLVVCGWANASDAVEILCVSFLLPTARCDLKLSSSDMGLLTASIFLGMMVGGYMWGYLADQRGRRRVLVVSLTVNGLFGGLASFASWFWLFLLLRFISGIGVGGSIPVIFSYFSEFMPRLRRGAMISALATFWMAGNILAAGLAWLVIPSTWAHFFLNGLDFQSWRVFVLLCSVPSITSALLFKILMPESPKFLMEAGREREAIQVFRVMFKLNMKGKEKTFPDFGLKTSSKQRGKLEETRISGSCGERLASILKKGLRPIKQMFRSPLKSRSIALLVIFYCISFGYYGLWMWFPELFARVEDGGSPCANVSRPSPNHNQTCYPVKTAVYMEGFVIAASNLPGNIFTILMMDRTGGKMLLSCSLLVSSLSVFFIYVVQTKAQSLVLSCIFSGVSVIAWNALDVVGTELFPTQLRSSALGFFTGVGRVAAITGNVVFGKLVDTNCAVPVLLVSALLLTGGLVALLLPQTKQTELT